A region of the Leeuwenhoekiella sp. MAR_2009_132 genome:
TCATTCATCAGGCGCTGCATTTGTTTTGGATACCATTTATGCCAATGATTATACTAATGTCGCCTTATTTTTCCCCAAACCCATCCGTCAGGGAATTACCGGTTCGGAACATTTTATTTTTACGTTCAATCGGGAGCGTGGTCAGCCCTTGGGACTGTTGCAAGCCAAACCCGGTACCGAAAGTAACTTGCTAGTTATCACCACCGATGGATTGATTTACTCCTATATTATTAAATACAAATCAGAACTTACCAGACTCAATTATTTTGTTAAACCTGAAGCAAGTATAGGTAATGAGCTGCAATCTCGAGAACTTCTTACACCCATAGCCGTAGATCCTGTTCCGGAAGTTAGGCTTTCCCGTTTTGAACGTATAAGCGCAAAATTACTCCAACGAAAACAGCGCTTAGGGCATTTAAAACAGCGTCGGTATGGTATGCTATTAAGCGTTAAAAATATCGTGTTTAAGGATGAAGAATTGTATTTCGTGATGGAGCTTGAAACTAAATCCGGATTGGATTATGATGTCAATTTTCTAAATATTACGGTAGAATCCCGTAGTAAAGGCAAGCGTAAATCCTCACAGCGTGTTTTAAAAA
Encoded here:
- a CDS encoding DUF4138 domain-containing protein, encoding MKTLFIFFNTLFVLHFGVVNAKDHSSGAAFVLDTIYANDYTNVALFFPKPIRQGITGSEHFIFTFNRERGQPLGLLQAKPGTESNLLVITTDGLIYSYIIKYKSELTRLNYFVKPEASIGNELQSRELLTPIAVDPVPEVRLSRFERISAKLLQRKQRLGHLKQRRYGMLLSVKNIVFKDEELYFVMELETKSGLDYDVNFLNITVESRSKGKRKSSQRVLKKPKLTYQLPEKIKKGEQAHFVYVLPKFSLSSDQRILVQLNEKNGERNLELKISHRFINNPN